The following are encoded in a window of Alosa sapidissima isolate fAloSap1 chromosome 12, fAloSap1.pri, whole genome shotgun sequence genomic DNA:
- the LOC121677605 gene encoding torsin-1A-interacting protein 2-like isoform X2: MQDSSHSNEGLDGKALETNEQKTSVGGKDGESTEDGSLDLSSSIAVKSTPSDSNGDSTAEDLRHSGKVEVNEAGDAAIGIGGGVEKAGGVEKAGGVEKAGGVEKAGGVEKAGGVEQDGGVEQAGGVEKAGGVEKAGGVEKAGGVEKAGGVEKAGGVEQAGGVEQAGGVEQAGGVEQAGGVEQAGGVEQAGGVEQAGGVEQAGGVEKAGGVEKAGGVEQDTAGAGGAAATPDAGDQEEHATEGGKHADTAVHNNATWLTSLLKTVDAETVCEDAEEPLSVPAGPETEAGGDTAIEPTDENIAAADAAREGGTEATAVDAGAEDAAIQSEDASDKIKIKTETPPAGAVPTAGCDTGMKTSLKGDAGLRKKTQAKVQERTPTTQTTEVEETDQRALPETKSTLHVPVGLAIGAVFIAIAVAALCYRPAAELRKPTLNRVEVFQEEMVKVEQSFRNQRSELWRRSRIHLQRHLNSTKPSEPVSLILVGGRKAERTLKCLAVRLAEAFSSSLNGSVLQVDGSSLANMDHDKVKLDLDNQLKEAFMGDKPAAVIHRLEELLPSSTLIFYRYCDHENAAYKDPFLAFTMLLPQDAVDPGFSMSQVEDMAHSHLHQKYLTSDQPDTFDRMDVDKLSGLWSRISHLILPVNMEEHMEKGGCDRK; the protein is encoded by the exons ATGCAGGACTCCAGTCACTCTAATGAAG GCCTGGATGGAAAGGCACTGGAGACCAATGAGCAGAAGACAAGTGTAGgaggaaaagatggagagagcacTGAAGATGGATCATTAGATCTTTCATCCTCCATTGCAGTgaaatcaacaccatcag ACTCAAATGGGGATTCAACAGCAGAGGACCTGAGACATTCGGGCAAAGTTGAAGTAAATGAGGCAGGAGATGCAGCAATTGGAATAGGAGGAGGAGTTGAGAAAGCTGGAGGAGTTGAGAAAGCTGGAGGAGTTGAGAAAGCTGGAGGAGTTGAGAAAGCTGGAGGAGTTGAGAAAGCTGGAGGAGTTGAGCAAGATGGAGGAGTTGAGCAAGCTGGAGGAGTTGAGAAAGCTGGAGGAGTTGAGAAAGCTGGAGGAGTTGAGAAAGCTGGAGGAGTTGAGAAAGCTGGAGGAGTTGAGAAAGCTGGAGGAGTTGAGCAAGCTGGAGGAGTTGAGCAAGCTGGAGGAGTTGAGCAAGCTGGAGGAGTTGAGCAAGCTGGAGGAGTTGAGCAAGCTGGAGGAGTTGAGCAAGCTGGAGGAGTTGAGCAAGCTGGAGGAGTTGAGCAAGCTGGAGGAGTTGAGAAAGCTGGAGGAGTTGAGAAAGCTGGAGGAGTTGAGCAAGACACAGCAGGAGCCGGAGGGGCTGCTGCAACACCAGACGCAGGAGATCAAGAAGAACATGCAACAGAAGGTGGAAAGCATGCAGACACAGCTGTGCACAACAATG CCACATGGCTGACTTCTCTCCTGAAAACAGTAGATGCAGAAACTGTGTGTGAAGATGCAGAAGAGCCACTTTCAGTGCCTGCTGGACCAGAAACAGAAGCAGGAGGCGACACTGCCATAG AACCAACAGATGAAAACATTGCAGCAGCAGATGCAGCGCGCGAAGGAGGGACAGAGGCCACAGCTGTGGATGCTGGAGCAGAAG ATGCAGCAATTCAAAGTGAAGATGCATcagacaaaataaaaataaaaacagagacCCCTCCTGCAGGAGCAGTACCAACAGCAGGATGTGACACTGGTATGAAGACAAGCCTAAAAG GTGATGCCGGACTGAGAAAAAAAACCCAGGCTAAGGTGCAGGAAAGAACACCgacaacacaaacaacagaaGTGGAAGAGACCGATCAGAGAGCTCTTCCAGAAACAAAATCAACACTACACG TACCGGTGGGGCTGGCTATAGGAGCAGTGTTCATAGCGATCGCTGTGGCGGCACTGTGTTACCGGCCTGCTGCTGAGCTAAGAAAGCCAACCCTGAACAGAGTGGAAGTGTTCCAGGAGGAGATGGTGAAGGTTGAGCAGAGCTTCCGCAATCAGCGGTCAGAGCTTTGGCGGCGCAGCCGCATACACCTCCAGCGCCACCTGAATTCCACCAAGCCCAGCGAGCCGGTCAGCCTGATCTTGGTGGGGGGCCGCAAAGCAGAGAGGACCCTGAAGTGCCTGGCTGTACGCCTGGCTGAAGCCTTCTCCTCGTCCCTCAATGGATCTGTGCTTCAGGTGGACGGCAGCAGTCTGGCCAACATGGACCACGACAAG GTTAAGCTAGATCTGGACAACCAGCTGAAAGAAGCCTTTATGGGCGACAAGCCGGCTGCCGTCATCCACCGCCTGGAAGAGCTGCTGCCGAGCTCCACGCTCATCTTCTACCGCTACTGCGACCACGAGAACGCCGCCTACAAGGATCCTTTCCTGGCCTTCACCATGCTCCTGCCTCAGGACGCCGTGGATCCAGGGTTCAGCATGAGTCAAGTGGAAGACATGGCACACAGCCACCTCCACCAAAAGTACCTGACCTCAGATCAGCCGGACACTTTTGACAGAATGGACGTGGACAAGCTGAGTGGGCTGTGGAGCCGCATATCCCATCTTATACTGCCTGTGAATATGGAGGAGCACATGGAGAAAGGTGGCTGTGACAGGAAGTGA
- the LOC121677605 gene encoding torsin-1A-interacting protein 2-like isoform X1, protein MQDSSHSNEGLDGKALETNEQKTSVGGKDGESTEDGSLDLSSSIAVKSTPSDSNGDSTAEDLRHSGKVEVNEAGDAAIGIGGGVEKAGGVEKAGGVEKAGGVEKAGGVEKAGGVEQDGGVEQAGGVEKAGGVEKAGGVEKAGGVEKAGGVEKAGGVEQAGGVEQAGGVEQAGGVEQAGGVEQAGGVEQAGGVEQAGGVEQAGGVEKAGGVEKAGGVEQDTAGAGGAAATPDAGDQEEHATEGGKHADTAVHNNATWLTSLLKTVDAETVCEDAEEPLSVPAGPETEAGGDTAIEPTDENIAAADAAREGGTEATAVDAGAEADAAIQSEDASDKIKIKTETPPAGAVPTAGCDTGMKTSLKGDAGLRKKTQAKVQERTPTTQTTEVEETDQRALPETKSTLHVPVGLAIGAVFIAIAVAALCYRPAAELRKPTLNRVEVFQEEMVKVEQSFRNQRSELWRRSRIHLQRHLNSTKPSEPVSLILVGGRKAERTLKCLAVRLAEAFSSSLNGSVLQVDGSSLANMDHDKVKLDLDNQLKEAFMGDKPAAVIHRLEELLPSSTLIFYRYCDHENAAYKDPFLAFTMLLPQDAVDPGFSMSQVEDMAHSHLHQKYLTSDQPDTFDRMDVDKLSGLWSRISHLILPVNMEEHMEKGGCDRK, encoded by the exons ATGCAGGACTCCAGTCACTCTAATGAAG GCCTGGATGGAAAGGCACTGGAGACCAATGAGCAGAAGACAAGTGTAGgaggaaaagatggagagagcacTGAAGATGGATCATTAGATCTTTCATCCTCCATTGCAGTgaaatcaacaccatcag ACTCAAATGGGGATTCAACAGCAGAGGACCTGAGACATTCGGGCAAAGTTGAAGTAAATGAGGCAGGAGATGCAGCAATTGGAATAGGAGGAGGAGTTGAGAAAGCTGGAGGAGTTGAGAAAGCTGGAGGAGTTGAGAAAGCTGGAGGAGTTGAGAAAGCTGGAGGAGTTGAGAAAGCTGGAGGAGTTGAGCAAGATGGAGGAGTTGAGCAAGCTGGAGGAGTTGAGAAAGCTGGAGGAGTTGAGAAAGCTGGAGGAGTTGAGAAAGCTGGAGGAGTTGAGAAAGCTGGAGGAGTTGAGAAAGCTGGAGGAGTTGAGCAAGCTGGAGGAGTTGAGCAAGCTGGAGGAGTTGAGCAAGCTGGAGGAGTTGAGCAAGCTGGAGGAGTTGAGCAAGCTGGAGGAGTTGAGCAAGCTGGAGGAGTTGAGCAAGCTGGAGGAGTTGAGCAAGCTGGAGGAGTTGAGAAAGCTGGAGGAGTTGAGAAAGCTGGAGGAGTTGAGCAAGACACAGCAGGAGCCGGAGGGGCTGCTGCAACACCAGACGCAGGAGATCAAGAAGAACATGCAACAGAAGGTGGAAAGCATGCAGACACAGCTGTGCACAACAATG CCACATGGCTGACTTCTCTCCTGAAAACAGTAGATGCAGAAACTGTGTGTGAAGATGCAGAAGAGCCACTTTCAGTGCCTGCTGGACCAGAAACAGAAGCAGGAGGCGACACTGCCATAG AACCAACAGATGAAAACATTGCAGCAGCAGATGCAGCGCGCGAAGGAGGGACAGAGGCCACAGCTGTGGATGCTGGAGCAGAAG CAGATGCAGCAATTCAAAGTGAAGATGCATcagacaaaataaaaataaaaacagagacCCCTCCTGCAGGAGCAGTACCAACAGCAGGATGTGACACTGGTATGAAGACAAGCCTAAAAG GTGATGCCGGACTGAGAAAAAAAACCCAGGCTAAGGTGCAGGAAAGAACACCgacaacacaaacaacagaaGTGGAAGAGACCGATCAGAGAGCTCTTCCAGAAACAAAATCAACACTACACG TACCGGTGGGGCTGGCTATAGGAGCAGTGTTCATAGCGATCGCTGTGGCGGCACTGTGTTACCGGCCTGCTGCTGAGCTAAGAAAGCCAACCCTGAACAGAGTGGAAGTGTTCCAGGAGGAGATGGTGAAGGTTGAGCAGAGCTTCCGCAATCAGCGGTCAGAGCTTTGGCGGCGCAGCCGCATACACCTCCAGCGCCACCTGAATTCCACCAAGCCCAGCGAGCCGGTCAGCCTGATCTTGGTGGGGGGCCGCAAAGCAGAGAGGACCCTGAAGTGCCTGGCTGTACGCCTGGCTGAAGCCTTCTCCTCGTCCCTCAATGGATCTGTGCTTCAGGTGGACGGCAGCAGTCTGGCCAACATGGACCACGACAAG GTTAAGCTAGATCTGGACAACCAGCTGAAAGAAGCCTTTATGGGCGACAAGCCGGCTGCCGTCATCCACCGCCTGGAAGAGCTGCTGCCGAGCTCCACGCTCATCTTCTACCGCTACTGCGACCACGAGAACGCCGCCTACAAGGATCCTTTCCTGGCCTTCACCATGCTCCTGCCTCAGGACGCCGTGGATCCAGGGTTCAGCATGAGTCAAGTGGAAGACATGGCACACAGCCACCTCCACCAAAAGTACCTGACCTCAGATCAGCCGGACACTTTTGACAGAATGGACGTGGACAAGCTGAGTGGGCTGTGGAGCCGCATATCCCATCTTATACTGCCTGTGAATATGGAGGAGCACATGGAGAAAGGTGGCTGTGACAGGAAGTGA
- the LOC121677605 gene encoding torsin-1A-interacting protein 2-like isoform X6 codes for MQDSSHSNEGLDGKALETNEQKTSVGGKDGESTEDGSLDLSSSIAVKSTPSDSNGDSTAEDLRHSGKVEVNEAGDAAIGIGGGVEKAGGVEKAGGVEKAGGVEKAGGVEKAGGVEQDGGVEQAGGVEKAGGVEKAGGVEKAGGVEKAGGVEKAGGVEQAGGVEQAGGVEQAGGVEQAGGVEQAGGVEQAGGVEQAGGVEQAGGVEKAGGVEKAGGVEQDTAGAGGAAATPDAGDQEEHATEGGKHADTAVHNNVDAETVCEDAEEPLSVPAGPETEAGGDTAIEPTDENIAAADAAREGGTEATAVDAGAEADAAIQSEDASDKIKIKTETPPAGAVPTAGCDTGMKTSLKGDAGLRKKTQAKVQERTPTTQTTEVEETDQRALPETKSTLHVPVGLAIGAVFIAIAVAALCYRPAAELRKPTLNRVEVFQEEMVKVEQSFRNQRSELWRRSRIHLQRHLNSTKPSEPVSLILVGGRKAERTLKCLAVRLAEAFSSSLNGSVLQVDGSSLANMDHDKVKLDLDNQLKEAFMGDKPAAVIHRLEELLPSSTLIFYRYCDHENAAYKDPFLAFTMLLPQDAVDPGFSMSQVEDMAHSHLHQKYLTSDQPDTFDRMDVDKLSGLWSRISHLILPVNMEEHMEKGGCDRK; via the exons ATGCAGGACTCCAGTCACTCTAATGAAG GCCTGGATGGAAAGGCACTGGAGACCAATGAGCAGAAGACAAGTGTAGgaggaaaagatggagagagcacTGAAGATGGATCATTAGATCTTTCATCCTCCATTGCAGTgaaatcaacaccatcag ACTCAAATGGGGATTCAACAGCAGAGGACCTGAGACATTCGGGCAAAGTTGAAGTAAATGAGGCAGGAGATGCAGCAATTGGAATAGGAGGAGGAGTTGAGAAAGCTGGAGGAGTTGAGAAAGCTGGAGGAGTTGAGAAAGCTGGAGGAGTTGAGAAAGCTGGAGGAGTTGAGAAAGCTGGAGGAGTTGAGCAAGATGGAGGAGTTGAGCAAGCTGGAGGAGTTGAGAAAGCTGGAGGAGTTGAGAAAGCTGGAGGAGTTGAGAAAGCTGGAGGAGTTGAGAAAGCTGGAGGAGTTGAGAAAGCTGGAGGAGTTGAGCAAGCTGGAGGAGTTGAGCAAGCTGGAGGAGTTGAGCAAGCTGGAGGAGTTGAGCAAGCTGGAGGAGTTGAGCAAGCTGGAGGAGTTGAGCAAGCTGGAGGAGTTGAGCAAGCTGGAGGAGTTGAGCAAGCTGGAGGAGTTGAGAAAGCTGGAGGAGTTGAGAAAGCTGGAGGAGTTGAGCAAGACACAGCAGGAGCCGGAGGGGCTGCTGCAACACCAGACGCAGGAGATCAAGAAGAACATGCAACAGAAGGTGGAAAGCATGCAGACACAGCTGTGCACAACAATG TAGATGCAGAAACTGTGTGTGAAGATGCAGAAGAGCCACTTTCAGTGCCTGCTGGACCAGAAACAGAAGCAGGAGGCGACACTGCCATAG AACCAACAGATGAAAACATTGCAGCAGCAGATGCAGCGCGCGAAGGAGGGACAGAGGCCACAGCTGTGGATGCTGGAGCAGAAG CAGATGCAGCAATTCAAAGTGAAGATGCATcagacaaaataaaaataaaaacagagacCCCTCCTGCAGGAGCAGTACCAACAGCAGGATGTGACACTGGTATGAAGACAAGCCTAAAAG GTGATGCCGGACTGAGAAAAAAAACCCAGGCTAAGGTGCAGGAAAGAACACCgacaacacaaacaacagaaGTGGAAGAGACCGATCAGAGAGCTCTTCCAGAAACAAAATCAACACTACACG TACCGGTGGGGCTGGCTATAGGAGCAGTGTTCATAGCGATCGCTGTGGCGGCACTGTGTTACCGGCCTGCTGCTGAGCTAAGAAAGCCAACCCTGAACAGAGTGGAAGTGTTCCAGGAGGAGATGGTGAAGGTTGAGCAGAGCTTCCGCAATCAGCGGTCAGAGCTTTGGCGGCGCAGCCGCATACACCTCCAGCGCCACCTGAATTCCACCAAGCCCAGCGAGCCGGTCAGCCTGATCTTGGTGGGGGGCCGCAAAGCAGAGAGGACCCTGAAGTGCCTGGCTGTACGCCTGGCTGAAGCCTTCTCCTCGTCCCTCAATGGATCTGTGCTTCAGGTGGACGGCAGCAGTCTGGCCAACATGGACCACGACAAG GTTAAGCTAGATCTGGACAACCAGCTGAAAGAAGCCTTTATGGGCGACAAGCCGGCTGCCGTCATCCACCGCCTGGAAGAGCTGCTGCCGAGCTCCACGCTCATCTTCTACCGCTACTGCGACCACGAGAACGCCGCCTACAAGGATCCTTTCCTGGCCTTCACCATGCTCCTGCCTCAGGACGCCGTGGATCCAGGGTTCAGCATGAGTCAAGTGGAAGACATGGCACACAGCCACCTCCACCAAAAGTACCTGACCTCAGATCAGCCGGACACTTTTGACAGAATGGACGTGGACAAGCTGAGTGGGCTGTGGAGCCGCATATCCCATCTTATACTGCCTGTGAATATGGAGGAGCACATGGAGAAAGGTGGCTGTGACAGGAAGTGA
- the LOC121677605 gene encoding torsin-1A-interacting protein 2-like isoform X9, translated as MQDSSHSNEGLDGKALETNEQKTSVGGKDGESTEDGSLDLSSSIAVKSTPSDSNGDSTAEDLRHSGKVEVNEAGDAAIGIGGGVEKAGGVEKAGGVEKAGGVEKAGGVEKAGGVEQDGGVEQAGGVEKAGGVEKAGGVEKAGGVEKAGGVEKAGGVEQAGGVEQAGGVEQAGGVEQAGGVEQAGGVEQAGGVEQAGGVEQAGGVEKAGGVEKAGGVEQDTAGAGGAAATPDAGDQEEHATEGGKHADTAVHNNVDAETVCEDAEEPLSVPAGPETEAGGDTAIEPTDENIAAADAAREGGTEATAVDAGAEDAAIQSEDASDKIKIKTETPPAGAVPTAGCDTGDAGLRKKTQAKVQERTPTTQTTEVEETDQRALPETKSTLHVPVGLAIGAVFIAIAVAALCYRPAAELRKPTLNRVEVFQEEMVKVEQSFRNQRSELWRRSRIHLQRHLNSTKPSEPVSLILVGGRKAERTLKCLAVRLAEAFSSSLNGSVLQVDGSSLANMDHDKVKLDLDNQLKEAFMGDKPAAVIHRLEELLPSSTLIFYRYCDHENAAYKDPFLAFTMLLPQDAVDPGFSMSQVEDMAHSHLHQKYLTSDQPDTFDRMDVDKLSGLWSRISHLILPVNMEEHMEKGGCDRK; from the exons ATGCAGGACTCCAGTCACTCTAATGAAG GCCTGGATGGAAAGGCACTGGAGACCAATGAGCAGAAGACAAGTGTAGgaggaaaagatggagagagcacTGAAGATGGATCATTAGATCTTTCATCCTCCATTGCAGTgaaatcaacaccatcag ACTCAAATGGGGATTCAACAGCAGAGGACCTGAGACATTCGGGCAAAGTTGAAGTAAATGAGGCAGGAGATGCAGCAATTGGAATAGGAGGAGGAGTTGAGAAAGCTGGAGGAGTTGAGAAAGCTGGAGGAGTTGAGAAAGCTGGAGGAGTTGAGAAAGCTGGAGGAGTTGAGAAAGCTGGAGGAGTTGAGCAAGATGGAGGAGTTGAGCAAGCTGGAGGAGTTGAGAAAGCTGGAGGAGTTGAGAAAGCTGGAGGAGTTGAGAAAGCTGGAGGAGTTGAGAAAGCTGGAGGAGTTGAGAAAGCTGGAGGAGTTGAGCAAGCTGGAGGAGTTGAGCAAGCTGGAGGAGTTGAGCAAGCTGGAGGAGTTGAGCAAGCTGGAGGAGTTGAGCAAGCTGGAGGAGTTGAGCAAGCTGGAGGAGTTGAGCAAGCTGGAGGAGTTGAGCAAGCTGGAGGAGTTGAGAAAGCTGGAGGAGTTGAGAAAGCTGGAGGAGTTGAGCAAGACACAGCAGGAGCCGGAGGGGCTGCTGCAACACCAGACGCAGGAGATCAAGAAGAACATGCAACAGAAGGTGGAAAGCATGCAGACACAGCTGTGCACAACAATG TAGATGCAGAAACTGTGTGTGAAGATGCAGAAGAGCCACTTTCAGTGCCTGCTGGACCAGAAACAGAAGCAGGAGGCGACACTGCCATAG AACCAACAGATGAAAACATTGCAGCAGCAGATGCAGCGCGCGAAGGAGGGACAGAGGCCACAGCTGTGGATGCTGGAGCAGAAG ATGCAGCAATTCAAAGTGAAGATGCATcagacaaaataaaaataaaaacagagacCCCTCCTGCAGGAGCAGTACCAACAGCAGGATGTGACACTG GTGATGCCGGACTGAGAAAAAAAACCCAGGCTAAGGTGCAGGAAAGAACACCgacaacacaaacaacagaaGTGGAAGAGACCGATCAGAGAGCTCTTCCAGAAACAAAATCAACACTACACG TACCGGTGGGGCTGGCTATAGGAGCAGTGTTCATAGCGATCGCTGTGGCGGCACTGTGTTACCGGCCTGCTGCTGAGCTAAGAAAGCCAACCCTGAACAGAGTGGAAGTGTTCCAGGAGGAGATGGTGAAGGTTGAGCAGAGCTTCCGCAATCAGCGGTCAGAGCTTTGGCGGCGCAGCCGCATACACCTCCAGCGCCACCTGAATTCCACCAAGCCCAGCGAGCCGGTCAGCCTGATCTTGGTGGGGGGCCGCAAAGCAGAGAGGACCCTGAAGTGCCTGGCTGTACGCCTGGCTGAAGCCTTCTCCTCGTCCCTCAATGGATCTGTGCTTCAGGTGGACGGCAGCAGTCTGGCCAACATGGACCACGACAAG GTTAAGCTAGATCTGGACAACCAGCTGAAAGAAGCCTTTATGGGCGACAAGCCGGCTGCCGTCATCCACCGCCTGGAAGAGCTGCTGCCGAGCTCCACGCTCATCTTCTACCGCTACTGCGACCACGAGAACGCCGCCTACAAGGATCCTTTCCTGGCCTTCACCATGCTCCTGCCTCAGGACGCCGTGGATCCAGGGTTCAGCATGAGTCAAGTGGAAGACATGGCACACAGCCACCTCCACCAAAAGTACCTGACCTCAGATCAGCCGGACACTTTTGACAGAATGGACGTGGACAAGCTGAGTGGGCTGTGGAGCCGCATATCCCATCTTATACTGCCTGTGAATATGGAGGAGCACATGGAGAAAGGTGGCTGTGACAGGAAGTGA
- the LOC121677605 gene encoding torsin-1A-interacting protein 2-like isoform X4, giving the protein MQDSSHSNEGLDGKALETNEQKTSVGGKDGESTEDGSLDLSSSIAVKSTPSDSNGDSTAEDLRHSGKVEVNEAGDAAIGIGGGVEKAGGVEKAGGVEKAGGVEKAGGVEKAGGVEQDGGVEQAGGVEKAGGVEKAGGVEKAGGVEKAGGVEKAGGVEQAGGVEQAGGVEQAGGVEQAGGVEQAGGVEQAGGVEQAGGVEQAGGVEKAGGVEKAGGVEQDTAGAGGAAATPDAGDQEEHATEGGKHADTAVHNNATWLTSLLKTVDAETVCEDAEEPLSVPAGPETEAGGDTAIEPTDENIAAADAAREGGTEATAVDAGAEADAAIQSEDASDKIKIKTETPPAGAVPTAGCDTGDAGLRKKTQAKVQERTPTTQTTEVEETDQRALPETKSTLHVPVGLAIGAVFIAIAVAALCYRPAAELRKPTLNRVEVFQEEMVKVEQSFRNQRSELWRRSRIHLQRHLNSTKPSEPVSLILVGGRKAERTLKCLAVRLAEAFSSSLNGSVLQVDGSSLANMDHDKVKLDLDNQLKEAFMGDKPAAVIHRLEELLPSSTLIFYRYCDHENAAYKDPFLAFTMLLPQDAVDPGFSMSQVEDMAHSHLHQKYLTSDQPDTFDRMDVDKLSGLWSRISHLILPVNMEEHMEKGGCDRK; this is encoded by the exons ATGCAGGACTCCAGTCACTCTAATGAAG GCCTGGATGGAAAGGCACTGGAGACCAATGAGCAGAAGACAAGTGTAGgaggaaaagatggagagagcacTGAAGATGGATCATTAGATCTTTCATCCTCCATTGCAGTgaaatcaacaccatcag ACTCAAATGGGGATTCAACAGCAGAGGACCTGAGACATTCGGGCAAAGTTGAAGTAAATGAGGCAGGAGATGCAGCAATTGGAATAGGAGGAGGAGTTGAGAAAGCTGGAGGAGTTGAGAAAGCTGGAGGAGTTGAGAAAGCTGGAGGAGTTGAGAAAGCTGGAGGAGTTGAGAAAGCTGGAGGAGTTGAGCAAGATGGAGGAGTTGAGCAAGCTGGAGGAGTTGAGAAAGCTGGAGGAGTTGAGAAAGCTGGAGGAGTTGAGAAAGCTGGAGGAGTTGAGAAAGCTGGAGGAGTTGAGAAAGCTGGAGGAGTTGAGCAAGCTGGAGGAGTTGAGCAAGCTGGAGGAGTTGAGCAAGCTGGAGGAGTTGAGCAAGCTGGAGGAGTTGAGCAAGCTGGAGGAGTTGAGCAAGCTGGAGGAGTTGAGCAAGCTGGAGGAGTTGAGCAAGCTGGAGGAGTTGAGAAAGCTGGAGGAGTTGAGAAAGCTGGAGGAGTTGAGCAAGACACAGCAGGAGCCGGAGGGGCTGCTGCAACACCAGACGCAGGAGATCAAGAAGAACATGCAACAGAAGGTGGAAAGCATGCAGACACAGCTGTGCACAACAATG CCACATGGCTGACTTCTCTCCTGAAAACAGTAGATGCAGAAACTGTGTGTGAAGATGCAGAAGAGCCACTTTCAGTGCCTGCTGGACCAGAAACAGAAGCAGGAGGCGACACTGCCATAG AACCAACAGATGAAAACATTGCAGCAGCAGATGCAGCGCGCGAAGGAGGGACAGAGGCCACAGCTGTGGATGCTGGAGCAGAAG CAGATGCAGCAATTCAAAGTGAAGATGCATcagacaaaataaaaataaaaacagagacCCCTCCTGCAGGAGCAGTACCAACAGCAGGATGTGACACTG GTGATGCCGGACTGAGAAAAAAAACCCAGGCTAAGGTGCAGGAAAGAACACCgacaacacaaacaacagaaGTGGAAGAGACCGATCAGAGAGCTCTTCCAGAAACAAAATCAACACTACACG TACCGGTGGGGCTGGCTATAGGAGCAGTGTTCATAGCGATCGCTGTGGCGGCACTGTGTTACCGGCCTGCTGCTGAGCTAAGAAAGCCAACCCTGAACAGAGTGGAAGTGTTCCAGGAGGAGATGGTGAAGGTTGAGCAGAGCTTCCGCAATCAGCGGTCAGAGCTTTGGCGGCGCAGCCGCATACACCTCCAGCGCCACCTGAATTCCACCAAGCCCAGCGAGCCGGTCAGCCTGATCTTGGTGGGGGGCCGCAAAGCAGAGAGGACCCTGAAGTGCCTGGCTGTACGCCTGGCTGAAGCCTTCTCCTCGTCCCTCAATGGATCTGTGCTTCAGGTGGACGGCAGCAGTCTGGCCAACATGGACCACGACAAG GTTAAGCTAGATCTGGACAACCAGCTGAAAGAAGCCTTTATGGGCGACAAGCCGGCTGCCGTCATCCACCGCCTGGAAGAGCTGCTGCCGAGCTCCACGCTCATCTTCTACCGCTACTGCGACCACGAGAACGCCGCCTACAAGGATCCTTTCCTGGCCTTCACCATGCTCCTGCCTCAGGACGCCGTGGATCCAGGGTTCAGCATGAGTCAAGTGGAAGACATGGCACACAGCCACCTCCACCAAAAGTACCTGACCTCAGATCAGCCGGACACTTTTGACAGAATGGACGTGGACAAGCTGAGTGGGCTGTGGAGCCGCATATCCCATCTTATACTGCCTGTGAATATGGAGGAGCACATGGAGAAAGGTGGCTGTGACAGGAAGTGA